A stretch of DNA from Vicinamibacteria bacterium:
TATAGGAACTTCGACCGAAGGCAGTCGAGTATGGTCGGGAAATGAAGTGCCGGCGGTCGGGGAAAAGGGCGTAGGAGAAGGAGTGCGGCGCTCGAGCATGGAAACGCACACGAGGTGAAGGAGGGTCGATGAGTCGAGAGGGGCAGCGGAGCAGAGGGATATCGTCGAAGGGACGGGGAAGGGCTCGTGTGAGATCGATGGAGTTGGAGGAGCCCGTTCGCGGTTGGCGTTCGCATTGAGATGGTCGAGGATCTTGCGCACGATGCGCGGCTCGGTGATGAAAGCGACGACGCGGAAAGAGCCGCCGCAAGGACACAGAAGGGGGTCGAGCTCGAAAACGCGTCGAATCAATCGGCCCAGCGCCGCCGCAGCGCCTGCTTTCGAGCGGGGCTCAGGGTCGGCTCGTGTTCTAGTTTCTCGTTATTGGGGGAAGGAGTCTGCTCGGCGGGTTGAGAAATCTTGCGTCGTCCGCGAACGACGTTTGCGTAGTGTCCGTAGTAGAAGAGCAAATGCCGCCTCGGCTCCGGGATCTCCGCCTCCGGGCCGGCGATACAGGTGGGGAGCTTAAAGCTCGACCCCTCGCTCAGCGAGGCCCACTACAACCTGGCCGTCCTCCTCCTGAGAGAAAAACAGGCGCCTGATCAGCTTCCGGAAGTTCCTCGAGCTCGACCCGGAGAGCGACCCCGCGGAGTCCGTCAGAAAGTGGCGCCGCGAGAACCGTTACTGACCCATTCCGGTCAGACGAAACAGCACGCGCTACGGCAGCAGCACCAGCTTCTTCGAGAGGCGTGGCCCCACACGGATCGCGCCGAAATCGCGACGATCCGTGGTGAGCACGCGATAGACGTTGCGCCGCTCGGCCAGCGCGGCTACTGTGCCATCCACGAGGCCGAGGCCGAGCTCTTTGAACTTGGCATCGAGCTCGAGCGCGCGAACAAGATCGGTGGGAAGCGCCGGGACGTACTCGTAGCGGGTCTTCGGGTCGAAGATTTCACCGACAAGCTTTTGCATCGAAGGCCGCTCGCCTCGCAGGAAGTAGTCGACCTCGGCGAGCACCAGGGCGGGGACCAGAACGAGCCTAGCGTCGACGAGGGCTCGTTCATATTCAGGGAAGCTCGGTCGGCCGTCGGGCCCCCGGGCCAGGGCGCGAAGCAGCCCACCGGTGTCCGCGATGATCGGTGGGCTCAACCTTCCAGGTCTCGGAAGAGCTCGCTCTCATCCCCTAGTTTCGCGTCCGTTGACTCGAAGAGTCGCGTGGAGGGCGGGCGCCGGCCTTTGTAGTACCGTGACGCAACGATACGAAGGCCCTTCCGAACCAGCTCGGAGGCGGAGTGGCCGTCCGCGCGCGCTTTCTTGAGCGCGCGCACGTCTTCTTCGTCCAAACGAACCGTGGTCGAAATGAGTCGTGCCATACACTCACCATACACCGCGGAGTCCGGTCGGGCAACCCCTGCCCCACGATCGTCCTGTGGAAGTGTTGGCCGGTGCTAGACGAAAGATCCACGGATTGAAATCCTGGTTCCGATCCGGCTTCTCCCCGGATGGCTCCCGGAGGAAGAGTCGCCCGAGGGCGAGAAGCCGGTCGCCGCGGGACTCCTCCCGGCGCTTCGAGCGGGAAGCGAAAGCGATCTCCACTCTCAACCATCCCCATGGCTCGGCCTCGAAGTGGCGATCAAGGTGCTCCCTGCGACGCTCGCCGAGGACCGAGAGCGCCTCGCCCGCTTCGAGCGCGAGGCGGAGCTCCTCGCCTCGCTCAATCACCCCAACATCGCCCGCGTCTACCTCGTCGGCGGAGCGGTCGGCGACCGAGGCCGAGGCAATCGCGACTTCCTGGAGTCCGAGAGCCCGCGCCGCGAGCGACGTCGCACCGAACGCGCCGGTCATCCGAAGAAAGCTGCGTCGACTCCACATTTCAAACCTCC
This window harbors:
- a CDS encoding type II toxin-antitoxin system VapC family toxin, whose amino-acid sequence is MSPPIIADTGGLLRALARGPDGRPSFPEYERALVDARLVLVPALVLAEVDYFLRGERPSMQKLVGEIFDPKTRYEYVPALPTDLVRALELDAKFKELGLGLVDGTVAALAERRNVYRVLTTDRRDFGAIRVGPRLSKKLVLLP